One window of the Sebastes umbrosus isolate fSebUmb1 chromosome 1, fSebUmb1.pri, whole genome shotgun sequence genome contains the following:
- the LOC119488591 gene encoding protein disulfide isomerase Creld1 produces MGERMLPRNLLPAAWLCGLLAVHVHSCPDACSKCSGPETDQCEECRAGWTLHNYTCVDIDECGTELGICPTNSYCFNTDGSFECKDCDRACVGCMGSGPARCRKCASGYTLTGSKCLDIDECSDRVLACHGLDEICTNTEGSFRCDCAEGFLRKNGVCVKKRQPRVQEKGLFEDIQDDEVEVLQQMLFGVVLCALATLAAKGDLVYTSIFMGAVAAMAGYWLSDRGDRLLHSLLKGR; encoded by the exons ATGGGAGAAAGGATGCTTCCCAGGAACCTGCTGCCGGCTGCCTGGCTGTGTGGTCTGTTGGCTGTTCATGTGCACAGCTGTCCAGATGCATGCAGCAAGTGTTCAGGCCCAGAAACTGACCAGTGTGAGGAATGCAGAGCGGGATGGACACTCCATAATTACACCTGTGTAG ACATTGATGAGTGTGGCACAGAGCTGGGTATCTGTCCGACAAACAGCTACTGCTTCAATACAGATGGCTCCTTTGAGTGCAAAG ACTGTGACCGGGCCTGTGTGGGCTGTATGGGTAGCGGACCAGCACGCTGCAGGAAATGTGCCTCTGGGTACACACTGACAGGGTCCAAGTGTTTGG ATATAGATGAATGTAGTGACCGGGTACTTGCCTGTCATGGTCTGGATGAGATTTGTAccaacacagaaggctctttcCGCTGTGACTGTGCTGAAGGATTCCTCCGTAAGAACGGTGTCTGTGTGAAGAAGCGGCAGCCTC GCGTTCAGGAGAAAGGTCTGTTTGAGGATATCCAGGACGACGAGGTTGAGGTGCTGCAGCAGATGCTCTTCGGGGTGGTGCTTTGTGCTCTGGCCACGTTGGCTGCTAAGGGAGATTTGGTCTACACCTCTATATTCATGGGAGCAGTGGCGGCCATGGCGGGGTACTGGCTCTCTGACAGGGGAGACCGTTTGTTACACAGCCTCCTGAAGGGACGTTAG